In one Acidimicrobium ferrooxidans DSM 10331 genomic region, the following are encoded:
- a CDS encoding diacylglycerol/lipid kinase family protein, translated as MRAVAPRTLGLAEAALGGGLALGQWLRRHPHAARALVVGTAYDLCARGPAGLGLGLAIGAARPALRGPIVAGLALSARRRLGWFAGHALAATAALSAVRAVLPGPRTDRRAVVVVNAHAGSTRLTRRALTHLHRLDSNVGVIVAPRDAFGASLSAAARQSPEVLIVAGGDGSISGGAEVAADHEVVLGILPTGTGNDTARGLRIPLGPEDAASVAIGGVETAIDLGLAGTRLFVHAVSVGVIARFAEAVQHLRGRARPLLYPLAAWRVWRHYDGVRLEVSVDGQPVHFPGTLVELAVVNTPRLGGRLGISLPPSLAADGRLTAIAVTRSPLSLLVRSLASMMQQRPHHPHGTLLTRDARVITLTSATPTLVAIDGEPIAETPIDLRTLPARLRVHVPAQPRRWRGAASDHRTPGDDEAARRQQR; from the coding sequence GTGCGCGCCGTAGCCCCCCGAACCCTCGGCCTCGCCGAGGCCGCGCTCGGCGGCGGCTTGGCGCTCGGCCAATGGCTCCGCAGGCATCCACACGCCGCGCGAGCCCTCGTCGTCGGCACCGCCTACGACCTTTGCGCGCGGGGGCCAGCGGGTCTCGGTCTCGGTCTTGCGATTGGTGCGGCACGTCCAGCCCTGCGGGGCCCGATCGTCGCGGGGTTGGCGCTCTCGGCTCGCAGACGACTGGGTTGGTTCGCAGGCCACGCCCTGGCCGCCACCGCTGCGCTCAGCGCCGTGCGCGCGGTGCTTCCAGGTCCGCGAACCGATCGGCGAGCCGTCGTCGTCGTCAATGCGCACGCCGGCTCCACGCGCCTCACCCGACGCGCCCTGACCCATCTCCATCGGCTGGACTCGAACGTCGGCGTCATCGTCGCTCCGCGAGATGCCTTCGGCGCAAGCCTCTCTGCCGCTGCCCGCCAGAGCCCCGAGGTCCTCATCGTCGCCGGCGGCGATGGCTCCATCAGCGGTGGGGCCGAGGTCGCGGCCGATCACGAGGTCGTGCTCGGCATCCTTCCGACCGGCACCGGCAACGACACCGCTCGAGGCCTGCGCATCCCACTCGGCCCGGAGGACGCCGCGAGCGTCGCGATCGGCGGCGTCGAGACCGCCATCGATCTCGGGCTCGCCGGCACTCGTTTGTTCGTCCACGCTGTGTCGGTGGGTGTGATCGCGCGCTTCGCGGAGGCGGTCCAGCACCTTCGCGGCCGAGCCCGGCCGCTGCTCTACCCGCTCGCCGCATGGCGGGTCTGGCGCCACTACGACGGAGTCCGCCTCGAGGTGAGCGTGGATGGACAACCTGTCCACTTTCCAGGGACGCTCGTCGAACTCGCGGTCGTCAACACCCCACGGCTCGGAGGGCGTCTTGGCATCTCGCTCCCGCCGTCGCTTGCGGCCGACGGCCGACTCACCGCCATCGCCGTCACCCGCTCGCCGCTCTCGCTGCTGGTACGATCCTTGGCCTCCATGATGCAGCAGAGGCCTCACCACCCGCACGGGACCCTGCTGACGCGCGACGCTCGAGTCATCACGCTCACGAGTGCCACGCCGACCCTGGTGGCGATCGACGGGGAGCCAATCGCCGAGACCCCGATCGATCTTCGAACCCTCCCCGCCCGCCTCCGCGTTCACGTACCGGCGCAACCTCGGCGATGGCGTGGCGCGGCGTCGGACCACCGCACGCCAGGAGACGACGAGGCAGCTAGACGCCAGCAGCGGTGA
- a CDS encoding TIGR01777 family oxidoreductase, giving the protein MRVAVSGASGLIGRALVSVLRARGDEVLALRRGDAPDPAGTPIFSTNDERAWFDAIDGVDAVVHLAGAPIGERRWNAAVRSSIYASRVVGTRSVVRGLRQLTSPPRVLVCASAIGFYGDRGDEVLTEQSTAGEGFLARVVVDWEAEALRAREVVGRVVLARTGVVLAPDGGVLTRLLPMARLGLAGPFGHGRQFMSPISLVDEVRAIVHAIDTELDGPVNLVGPDPVRNRDFVAVLGRVVSRPAVLPVPAPVLEVVLGSEMARELLLVSQRVEPSVLGASGFAFEHPTVHAALSWAVRDGSLTAAGV; this is encoded by the coding sequence ATGCGCGTAGCGGTGAGTGGTGCGAGCGGGTTGATCGGGCGGGCGCTCGTATCGGTGCTGCGGGCTCGTGGCGACGAGGTGCTCGCGCTTCGACGGGGCGATGCCCCGGACCCGGCGGGAACGCCGATCTTCTCGACCAACGACGAGCGGGCGTGGTTCGACGCGATCGACGGCGTCGATGCAGTGGTGCACCTTGCGGGTGCGCCGATCGGCGAGCGCCGCTGGAATGCGGCGGTTCGGTCCTCGATCTACGCCTCTCGCGTCGTCGGCACCCGGTCTGTGGTACGTGGCTTGCGACAGCTGACGAGTCCACCTCGCGTGCTGGTCTGCGCATCGGCGATCGGGTTCTACGGCGATCGTGGCGACGAGGTGCTCACCGAGCAGTCCACCGCCGGGGAGGGATTCCTCGCTCGGGTCGTGGTCGATTGGGAGGCGGAGGCGCTCCGGGCCCGCGAGGTCGTCGGTCGCGTGGTCCTTGCGCGTACGGGTGTCGTGCTCGCTCCAGATGGCGGCGTGCTCACTCGTCTCCTGCCCATGGCGCGGCTCGGTCTCGCGGGGCCCTTCGGGCATGGTCGGCAGTTCATGAGTCCGATCAGCTTGGTCGATGAGGTGCGAGCCATCGTCCACGCCATCGACACCGAGCTCGACGGACCAGTCAACCTCGTTGGCCCGGACCCGGTGCGGAACCGAGACTTCGTCGCAGTCCTCGGCCGTGTCGTCAGCCGCCCGGCCGTGCTCCCGGTCCCGGCTCCGGTGCTCGAGGTGGTCCTCGGTTCCGAGATGGCTCGCGAGCTCCTCCTTGTGTCGCAGCGTGTCGAACCGAGCGTCCTCGGTGCAAGCGGCTTCGCCTTCGAGCACCCAACCGTGCACGCCGCCCTCTCGTGGGCGGTGCGGGATGGTTCGCTCACCGCTGCTGGCGTCTAG
- a CDS encoding Hsp20/alpha crystallin family protein: MVLFRTDPFRELMSMVQGVTTEGYSVFTPVDAYREDDHYVVEFDLPGVDPESIDLTVERNVLTVKAARAVRRADAKDVVVAERFAGTFQRSIYLGSELDPSRVSATYQDGVLRVTVPLAETARPRRIQIERGASAHALTSHEA; this comes from the coding sequence ATGGTGCTGTTCCGTACGGATCCGTTCCGTGAGCTCATGAGCATGGTGCAGGGTGTGACCACTGAGGGTTACTCGGTGTTCACGCCGGTCGATGCCTATCGCGAGGATGATCACTACGTCGTCGAGTTCGACCTGCCCGGCGTCGATCCGGAGTCGATCGATCTGACCGTTGAGCGCAACGTCCTCACGGTGAAGGCTGCGCGCGCGGTGAGGCGGGCGGACGCCAAGGACGTCGTCGTCGCCGAGCGCTTCGCCGGCACGTTCCAGCGGTCGATCTACCTCGGTTCGGAGCTCGATCCGTCCCGAGTGAGCGCGACCTACCAGGACGGGGTGCTGCGGGTGACGGTTCCGCTCGCTGAGACCGCTCGTCCGCGCCGTATCCAGATCGAGCGTGGCGCCTCGGCGCATGCGCTCACGTCGCACGAAGCGTGA
- a CDS encoding ABC1 kinase family protein, translating into MGRAATTIAARDTLRRIGIALTPGPSKDAAQRARTLRTTTDVAAAVAGMRGLTVKLAQMASYVDPAAPDDVRNGLARFQDAAPPMSADLALGVLRDELGERLSRFAEIEEEPRAAASIGQVHRATLRDGTTVALKIQYPDARELITADLEQAPAIVGLLRFAFPSMRVDDIVAELATRVRDELDYRREAAVQARFARAYAGHPRIVIPRPIGALTTSRVLVTEWIDGAPFASAATLEPEERSEIGEILFRFVFASLYRLRLYNGDPHPGNYLILDGPRPRVAFLDFGFSRSFTADEMATFEALIRARVVTPDRHAFAETLRAAGLVIGDDHDDDVLWEFFAPYYELVETPGPRTVTPAWASGILRHTFDRSHPLASAVNVPPAFVVVQRINLGLYALLAELGATADWRAIAEDIWPFVARAPITPIGQEEAAWRLERAR; encoded by the coding sequence GTGGGTCGAGCGGCCACGACCATCGCGGCCCGCGACACCCTTCGTCGTATCGGTATCGCGCTCACGCCAGGTCCCAGCAAGGACGCGGCCCAGCGAGCACGGACACTGCGCACGACGACCGACGTAGCGGCCGCCGTCGCGGGCATGCGCGGCCTCACCGTCAAGCTTGCGCAGATGGCGTCCTACGTCGATCCCGCCGCCCCCGACGACGTCCGCAACGGTCTCGCGCGCTTCCAAGACGCCGCACCGCCGATGAGCGCCGACCTCGCGCTCGGCGTCCTGCGCGACGAACTCGGCGAACGGCTCTCGCGGTTCGCCGAGATCGAAGAGGAGCCCCGGGCCGCGGCCTCGATCGGTCAGGTCCATCGCGCCACGCTCCGCGATGGCACCACCGTGGCGCTGAAGATCCAGTACCCGGACGCGCGCGAACTCATCACCGCCGACCTCGAGCAAGCGCCAGCCATCGTCGGCCTTCTGCGCTTCGCCTTTCCCTCGATGCGCGTCGACGACATCGTCGCCGAACTCGCCACGCGGGTCCGCGACGAACTCGATTACCGGCGCGAGGCTGCCGTCCAGGCTCGCTTCGCACGGGCCTACGCCGGCCACCCGCGCATCGTCATCCCCCGCCCGATCGGAGCGCTCACGACGAGCAGGGTCCTCGTCACCGAATGGATCGATGGCGCACCCTTTGCGAGTGCTGCCACCCTCGAGCCCGAGGAGCGGTCCGAGATCGGCGAGATCCTGTTCCGCTTCGTCTTCGCGAGTCTCTATCGCCTCCGTCTCTACAACGGCGACCCGCATCCCGGCAACTACCTCATCCTCGACGGACCACGCCCGCGCGTTGCCTTCCTCGACTTCGGATTCTCGCGCTCGTTCACCGCCGACGAGATGGCAACCTTCGAGGCGCTGATCAGGGCGCGTGTCGTGACGCCCGACCGCCACGCCTTCGCCGAGACGCTTCGAGCAGCCGGCCTCGTCATCGGCGACGACCACGACGACGACGTGCTGTGGGAGTTCTTCGCTCCCTACTACGAACTCGTCGAGACACCTGGACCGCGCACGGTGACGCCGGCGTGGGCCTCGGGCATCCTTCGTCACACCTTCGACCGATCGCACCCGCTGGCCAGCGCCGTCAACGTGCCACCGGCGTTCGTCGTGGTCCAACGGATCAACCTCGGCCTCTATGCACTCCTCGCCGAGCTCGGTGCGACGGCCGACTGGCGTGCCATCGCCGAGGACATCTGGCCATTCGTCGCTCGCGCCCCGATCACACCGATCGGCCAGGAGGAGGCCGCCTGGCGTCTGGAGAGGGCTCGATGA
- a CDS encoding decaprenyl-phosphate phosphoribosyltransferase, whose protein sequence is MKATTAIERSHASGERSTGRIVRGLIVAMRPKQWAKNALVVAAPLAAGSILRTHVLVPTALAFVAFVAISAATYLLNDTADRERDAAHPTKRRRPIAAGIVPVWLALLTATILGLGALLLAALAINLATLAVLATYAASTLAYSLKLKHEPILDIAIVAGGFVLRAVAGGIAAHVFISHYFLLVAGFGALFVVASKRYAELTATDGESRTRSVLASYSPGFLNLTRALAATTTVVTYCFWAFERSAGLSDGRLVLGLSIVPFTIGVLRYALLVEHGHGEAPEDLLTADRTLLGIGMLWVALVGGAIFLV, encoded by the coding sequence GTGAAGGCAACCACAGCGATCGAGCGATCGCACGCGAGCGGCGAGCGCTCCACGGGACGGATCGTACGTGGCCTGATCGTCGCGATGCGACCCAAGCAGTGGGCCAAGAACGCTCTCGTCGTAGCGGCACCGCTCGCAGCGGGCAGCATCCTTCGGACCCACGTCCTCGTGCCGACAGCCCTCGCCTTCGTCGCCTTCGTCGCGATCTCGGCCGCGACGTATCTGCTCAATGACACTGCGGATCGAGAGCGCGACGCCGCCCACCCGACCAAACGCCGACGCCCGATCGCGGCCGGCATCGTCCCGGTATGGCTCGCCCTTCTCACGGCAACCATCCTCGGCCTCGGGGCCCTCCTCCTCGCCGCCCTCGCCATCAACCTGGCGACGCTCGCCGTCCTCGCGACCTACGCCGCCTCGACGCTTGCCTACTCGCTCAAGCTCAAGCACGAACCGATCCTCGACATCGCGATCGTGGCCGGCGGCTTCGTGCTGCGCGCCGTCGCGGGAGGCATCGCAGCGCACGTCTTCATCTCGCACTACTTTTTGCTCGTCGCCGGCTTCGGCGCGCTCTTCGTCGTGGCCTCGAAGCGCTATGCCGAGCTCACCGCGACCGACGGCGAGAGCCGCACCCGCAGCGTGCTCGCTTCGTACTCACCAGGCTTCTTGAACCTGACTCGGGCACTCGCTGCCACCACGACAGTCGTGACCTACTGCTTCTGGGCGTTCGAGCGCAGCGCCGGGCTATCGGATGGTCGCCTCGTGCTTGGCTTGTCGATCGTGCCGTTCACGATCGGAGTCCTTCGCTACGCCCTGCTCGTCGAGCACGGCCACGGGGAGGCCCCCGAGGACCTCCTCACCGCCGATCGCACGCTGCTCGGGATCGGCATGCTCTGGGTCGCGCTCGTCGGAGGAGCGATCTTCCTTGTCTAG
- a CDS encoding FAD-binding oxidoreductase, whose product MSQPIDAATDQAPPFEERWTLLEGWGRTPRSAAWLREATDDAVVDALCSQGPRPVLARGLGRSYGDAALAAGGIVLDMTSRQPVVTLDQHRGVAVVDAGTSLAHLAASVLPHGWFLPVTPGTKHVTVGGAIAADVHGKNHHRDGSFGGYVERLWLATPEGIVELAPPDERFWATVGGMGLTGVILRAAVRLIPVESRFVLDREVATSSLDETIEVLADDSSVRYSVAWLDATATGARLGRGLVSFADHAPADALPASLAHDPLRLPRERTLPAPPDRIPSGLLSVPTIRAFNELWYQRGRRRPETALVDLRSYFYPLDAVNGWNRLYGPRGFVQYQVVVPNDAVSVIRRILTDLVEHGHPSFLSVLKRFGPAGNGWLSFPTAGWTLALDLPARRSDLETLLVRLDALVLEAGGRVYLAKDGRLRPESARAMYTRIDDFQALRARLGVRGVISSDLARRLHLD is encoded by the coding sequence ATGAGCCAACCCATCGACGCGGCGACCGATCAGGCCCCACCCTTCGAGGAGCGTTGGACGCTCCTCGAAGGGTGGGGCCGAACGCCCCGCTCGGCGGCGTGGCTTCGCGAAGCGACAGACGACGCCGTCGTCGATGCCCTCTGTAGCCAGGGCCCCCGCCCGGTGCTCGCCCGCGGCCTCGGACGCAGCTACGGCGACGCGGCGCTCGCGGCAGGCGGGATCGTGCTGGACATGACCAGCCGCCAGCCGGTCGTCACCCTCGACCAGCATCGCGGCGTCGCCGTCGTCGACGCGGGTACCTCGCTTGCCCACCTCGCTGCGAGTGTGCTCCCCCACGGTTGGTTCCTCCCCGTCACCCCCGGCACCAAGCACGTCACCGTCGGCGGTGCGATCGCCGCCGACGTCCATGGCAAGAACCATCACCGAGACGGATCGTTCGGCGGCTACGTCGAGCGACTCTGGCTGGCCACGCCGGAGGGCATCGTCGAGCTCGCGCCACCCGATGAGCGTTTCTGGGCGACCGTGGGCGGCATGGGACTGACCGGGGTCATCCTCCGAGCCGCCGTTCGGCTCATCCCGGTCGAGAGCCGCTTCGTCCTCGACCGAGAAGTCGCGACGTCGTCCCTCGACGAGACCATCGAGGTCCTCGCCGACGACAGTTCGGTTCGCTACTCCGTCGCATGGCTGGACGCGACGGCTACCGGAGCTCGCCTCGGCCGCGGCCTCGTCTCGTTCGCCGACCACGCACCCGCCGACGCACTCCCGGCCTCGCTCGCTCACGACCCACTCCGACTGCCGCGCGAGCGAACGCTGCCCGCACCTCCAGATCGCATCCCCTCAGGGCTGCTGTCGGTGCCCACGATTCGGGCGTTCAACGAGCTGTGGTACCAGCGTGGACGGCGTCGGCCGGAGACGGCCCTCGTCGACCTGCGCTCGTACTTCTATCCGCTCGACGCCGTGAACGGTTGGAACCGTCTCTACGGCCCACGAGGTTTCGTGCAGTACCAAGTGGTCGTCCCGAACGACGCCGTATCGGTGATCAGGCGCATCCTCACCGACCTCGTCGAGCATGGGCATCCGTCGTTCCTCAGCGTGCTGAAGCGCTTCGGGCCAGCGGGGAACGGTTGGCTCTCGTTCCCCACCGCAGGCTGGACTCTCGCGCTCGATCTCCCGGCGCGCCGGAGCGACCTCGAGACCCTCCTCGTGCGCCTCGACGCCCTCGTGCTCGAGGCCGGAGGTCGCGTCTACCTCGCCAAGGACGGACGGCTTCGACCTGAGTCCGCTCGGGCGATGTACACCAGGATCGACGACTTCCAAGCGCTGCGTGCACGCCTCGGTGTACGAGGCGTCATCAGCTCCGACCTCGCCCGCCGCCTGCACCTCGACTAG
- a CDS encoding SDR family NAD(P)-dependent oxidoreductase, which produces MLNANGLPQQLLVVGGGSDLAVAIIERLATDGPLERVALAGPRPATLERARDRIREHLDEVATFHLDLADPRAVPSDLEPALEWLGSVDAVLVAAGVLPDQHAAEADPAIVANAFAVNATGPAVALSVLADRLERAGTGQLIVLSSVAATVVRRRSYVYDASKAALDRFALGLADRLEPAVGVHIVRPMFVTTRMTEGLERPPLALSPEQVARATIAGIQARQRVIWVPRAAALGVMVLSVLPRTVLRRLPI; this is translated from the coding sequence GTGCTCAACGCCAACGGTCTTCCCCAACAGCTCCTCGTCGTGGGGGGTGGGTCCGATCTCGCGGTCGCGATCATCGAGCGCCTCGCAACCGACGGCCCCCTCGAACGCGTCGCGCTCGCCGGACCGCGGCCGGCCACACTCGAACGCGCTCGCGACCGGATCCGTGAGCACCTCGACGAGGTCGCCACGTTCCACCTGGACCTCGCCGATCCACGAGCGGTACCGAGCGACCTCGAACCAGCCCTCGAGTGGCTCGGCAGTGTGGATGCCGTCCTCGTCGCGGCAGGTGTCCTCCCCGACCAACACGCTGCCGAGGCCGACCCCGCCATCGTCGCGAATGCCTTTGCGGTCAACGCCACCGGACCTGCGGTGGCACTCAGCGTGCTCGCCGATCGCCTCGAGCGGGCCGGCACCGGTCAGCTGATCGTCCTCTCGTCGGTCGCCGCCACGGTGGTGCGCCGGCGAAGCTACGTCTACGACGCGTCGAAGGCGGCGCTCGATCGCTTTGCCCTCGGGCTCGCCGATCGCCTCGAACCGGCGGTCGGTGTCCACATCGTGCGCCCGATGTTCGTCACGACCCGCATGACCGAGGGTCTCGAGCGACCACCGCTCGCGCTCTCGCCCGAACAGGTCGCTCGCGCAACCATCGCAGGGATCCAGGCTCGCCAACGAGTGATCTGGGTGCCCCGGGCCGCCGCGCTCGGGGTCATGGTGCTCAGCGTCCTGCCGCGCACCGTCCTCCGACGTCTCCCGATCTGA
- a CDS encoding SpoIID/LytB domain-containing protein, with the protein MRVGGRRIPLAGAAIALGALVAAPAHAPAMTPTSTSGELTFTGFGVGGGSGASQFGEIGYASVGQDSYQAILAHFYGGTTLTTAADQAVRVWITEANGGPVVVFDPSGLSVGGVSVGANVPVELTDQGGTMVAAVGQAATGCGSPGGWSNLTSAPGSLWVSPPSLPPVGQQVDEPASSALVWCGPGGSERSYRGQLEVLQDGSGQMVLVNELGLESYVLGVVANEMPASWGLLGASGPQGEPWGFQALEAQAVEARTYALAVGNGYGFATICDTSACQVYGGVNNGLSAPYRPLVEQAVADTAHEVLVTASGAPAFTQYSASDGGYTAPGTFPAVPDPYDAGCYGNICNPWNPWTQSVSLASVEAAFPSIGTPTGLAVDARNGLGNDGGRVTSITVSGTNGSVTVSGATFAGALGLPSAWFVASGPIAISNDASASAPAPPPTPPESPSLGNGVLETTPAGTVVAADGATSLGDTATLGITGLGGSHPLAAPVVGITRDPSGQGYWLVAADGGVFGFGDAPFFGNTYTLGITGLGGSHPLAAPVVGLSPTPDGQGYWLVAADGGVFSFGDAGFYGNTYTRGFTGLGGAHPLPARVVALVPTPDGKGYWLALANGTVLAFGDATNLGGLPAAPASPIVAMLATPDGQGYWLLAADGTVYGFGDAPSYGSLTPGTASAIGLVPGPGGQGYSIVLSSGALVGFDGGVSIGATAPAGGAVGAIAAVGTPATNAQSATTPTTTSPTTPAPPSSSPTGNVGLRGVTADGTVVAADGATSLGDTATLGITGLGGSHPLAAPVVGLSPTPDGQGYWLVAADGGVFGFGDAPFFGNTYTLGLTGLGGSHPLAAPVVGLSPTPDGQGYWLVAADGGVFGFGDAPFFGNTYTLGLTGLGGSHPLAAPVVGLSPTPDGQGYWLVAADGGVFGFGDAHFYGNTYSAGYSGLGGSHPLPAPVVTLVPTADGQGYWLVLANGDVFAFGDASDLASADVGSATVVSAARAGAGLELVLSSGAIVGLGGAPSAPAPGGVDLVGGTAVAG; encoded by the coding sequence GTGCGCGTCGGAGGGCGCCGTATTCCGCTCGCGGGCGCAGCGATCGCGCTCGGAGCCCTTGTCGCGGCGCCGGCGCATGCACCGGCGATGACGCCAACGTCGACCAGCGGCGAGCTCACCTTCACCGGGTTCGGTGTCGGTGGAGGCTCCGGCGCTTCGCAGTTCGGCGAGATCGGCTACGCCAGTGTGGGCCAGGACTCCTATCAGGCCATCCTCGCGCACTTCTACGGTGGGACCACGCTCACGACGGCTGCCGACCAGGCAGTGCGCGTCTGGATCACCGAGGCCAACGGGGGCCCCGTTGTCGTCTTCGATCCATCCGGTTTGAGCGTCGGTGGCGTCAGCGTCGGTGCGAACGTCCCGGTGGAGCTCACGGATCAGGGTGGCACCATGGTTGCGGCGGTGGGGCAAGCCGCCACGGGCTGCGGCTCCCCAGGAGGGTGGAGTAACCTCACGAGCGCACCTGGTTCGCTGTGGGTGTCGCCGCCGTCGCTGCCGCCGGTCGGTCAGCAGGTCGACGAGCCGGCCTCGTCGGCACTCGTGTGGTGTGGGCCCGGCGGCAGCGAGCGGAGCTATCGCGGCCAACTCGAGGTGCTCCAGGATGGCTCGGGCCAGATGGTGCTCGTCAATGAGCTCGGGCTCGAGTCCTACGTGCTCGGTGTGGTGGCGAACGAGATGCCGGCCTCATGGGGCCTCCTCGGCGCTTCCGGTCCGCAAGGGGAACCATGGGGTTTCCAGGCGCTCGAGGCTCAGGCCGTCGAGGCCCGAACCTATGCGCTCGCGGTCGGCAACGGCTACGGGTTCGCGACCATCTGCGACACCTCGGCGTGCCAGGTCTACGGCGGTGTGAACAACGGGTTGAGCGCGCCGTATCGGCCGCTGGTCGAGCAGGCGGTGGCGGACACGGCGCACGAGGTGCTCGTGACCGCCTCCGGAGCGCCTGCGTTCACGCAGTACTCGGCCTCCGATGGCGGTTACACGGCACCCGGTACGTTTCCCGCCGTTCCCGATCCCTACGATGCGGGCTGCTACGGCAACATCTGTAACCCCTGGAACCCCTGGACGCAGAGCGTCTCGCTCGCGTCGGTCGAGGCCGCATTCCCCTCGATCGGCACACCCACCGGACTCGCGGTCGATGCGCGCAACGGGCTCGGTAACGACGGCGGACGAGTGACCTCGATCACCGTGAGCGGCACGAACGGGTCGGTGACCGTCTCGGGCGCAACGTTCGCTGGTGCTCTCGGACTCCCCTCGGCCTGGTTCGTCGCGAGCGGACCGATCGCGATCTCGAACGACGCGAGCGCCTCAGCCCCCGCACCGCCCCCGACGCCGCCCGAGTCGCCGAGCCTCGGCAACGGGGTGCTCGAGACCACCCCAGCCGGAACCGTGGTGGCCGCCGACGGTGCCACCAGTCTCGGCGACACCGCTACCCTCGGCATCACCGGCCTCGGCGGCTCCCACCCCCTGGCTGCACCCGTGGTCGGGATCACCCGCGACCCGAGCGGCCAGGGCTACTGGTTGGTGGCGGCCGACGGCGGCGTCTTTGGCTTCGGTGACGCACCCTTCTTCGGGAACACCTATACCCTCGGCATCACCGGCCTCGGCGGCTCCCACCCGCTCGCCGCACCGGTCGTCGGGCTCAGCCCCACCCCCGATGGCCAGGGCTACTGGTTAGTGGCCGCCGACGGCGGCGTCTTCAGCTTCGGTGACGCGGGTTTCTACGGCAATACCTACACGCGCGGCTTCACCGGCCTCGGCGGTGCTCATCCGCTGCCAGCGCGTGTCGTGGCGCTTGTGCCTACCCCTGACGGCAAGGGCTACTGGCTCGCCCTTGCGAACGGCACCGTGCTCGCCTTCGGCGACGCCACGAACCTCGGCGGGCTTCCGGCGGCACCCGCCAGCCCGATCGTCGCCATGCTCGCGACCCCCGATGGCCAGGGCTACTGGCTGCTCGCCGCCGACGGTACGGTCTACGGCTTCGGCGATGCGCCGAGCTACGGATCGCTCACGCCGGGAACGGCGAGCGCGATCGGACTCGTGCCCGGTCCCGGTGGCCAGGGCTACTCCATCGTCCTGTCGTCGGGCGCCCTCGTCGGCTTCGATGGAGGGGTGAGCATCGGCGCCACCGCACCCGCTGGCGGTGCGGTGGGCGCGATCGCGGCGGTCGGCACCCCGGCGACGAACGCGCAGTCGGCGACCACCCCGACGACGACCTCGCCAACGACGCCTGCTCCACCATCGTCGTCGCCGACGGGGAACGTCGGGCTTCGCGGCGTCACGGCGGATGGGACCGTGGTGGCCGCCGACGGTGCCACCAGTCTCGGTGACACCGCCACCCTTGGCATCACCGGCCTCGGTGGCTCCCATCCGCTCGCCGCACCGGTCGTCGGGCTCAGCCCCACCCCCGATGGCCAGGGCTACTGGTTGGTGGCCGCCGACGGCGGCGTCTTTGGCTTCGGTGACGCACCCTTCTTCGGGAACACCTATACCTTGGGTCTCACCGGCCTCGGCGGCTCGCACCCGCTCGCCGCACCGGTCGTCGGGCTCAGCCCCACCCCCGATGGCCAGGGCTACTGGTTGGTGGCCGCCGACGGTGGCGTCTTTGGCTTCGGTGACGCACCCTTCTTCGGGAACACCTATACCTTGGGTCTCACCGGCCTCGGCGGCTCCCACCCGCTCGCCGCACCGGTCGTCGGGCTCAGCCCCACCCCCGACGGCCAGGGCTACTGGTTGGTGGCCGCCGACGGCGGCGTCTTTGGCTTCGGTGACGCCCACTTCTACGGCAATACCTACAGTGCCGGCTACTCAGGCCTCGGCGGCTCGCACCCGCTCCCTGCCCCAGTGGTCACGCTCGTGCCGACGGCCGACGGCCAGGGCTACTGGCTCGTGCTTGCGAACGGCGATGTCTTTGCCTTCGGCGATGCATCGGACCTCGCGAGCGCCGATGTCGGCTCTGCCACCGTGGTGAGTGCTGCGCGCGCAGGTGCCGGTCTCGAACTGGTGTTGTCCTCCGGCGCCATCGTGGGGCTTGGCGGCGCCCCGAGCGCCCCTGCGCCTGGCGGCGTCGATCTGGTCGGGGGCACCGCGGTCGCGGGGTAA